A window of the Polaribacter batillariae genome harbors these coding sequences:
- a CDS encoding nucleoside phosphorylase has translation MSIKKSELILNPDGSVYHLNLKPQNIATNIIFVGDQDRVAKITKYFDSVEFSTQKREFKTVTGSYKGKRISVISTGIGPDNIDIVLNELDALVNINLETRTPKTNITSLNIIRIGTSGALQKDIPVDSFLLSSHGLDLNGMLHSYQVKAISNLEIENAFIKHTNWSAKKAHPILIENSSELARKFISEKIYTGITATAGGFYGPQGRVLRLQLEDDNLNSKIDSFQYKKNKITNLEMETSAIYGLSKLLGHKAVSLNAIIANRAHGTFSKNPKKVVEDLIKYTLKKLTI, from the coding sequence ATGAGTATAAAAAAATCTGAACTTATTTTAAATCCAGATGGCAGTGTTTACCACTTAAATTTAAAACCCCAAAATATTGCTACCAATATTATTTTTGTAGGCGATCAAGATAGAGTAGCTAAAATTACCAAATATTTCGATTCTGTTGAGTTTAGCACGCAAAAAAGAGAGTTTAAAACTGTTACAGGAAGTTACAAAGGAAAAAGAATTTCTGTAATTTCAACAGGAATTGGGCCAGATAATATCGACATTGTTCTTAATGAACTGGATGCTTTGGTAAACATCAATTTAGAAACGAGAACTCCAAAAACCAATATAACTTCGTTAAATATCATTCGAATTGGAACTTCAGGAGCCTTACAAAAGGACATTCCTGTAGATTCGTTTTTATTAAGTTCGCATGGTTTAGATTTAAATGGAATGCTTCATTCTTATCAAGTTAAAGCGATTTCAAACCTAGAAATTGAAAATGCTTTTATAAAACATACGAATTGGAGTGCTAAAAAGGCGCATCCTATTTTAATTGAAAACAGTAGCGAACTTGCTAGAAAATTTATTTCAGAAAAAATATATACAGGAATCACAGCAACCGCTGGCGGCTTTTACGGACCCCAAGGGCGTGTGTTGCGATTGCAATTAGAAGACGACAATTTAAATAGTAAAATTGATAGTTTTCAATATAAAAAAAACAAAATTACCAACTTAGAAATGGAAACCTCTGCAATTTACGGCTTGTCTAAATTATTAGGTCATAAAGCGGTTTCGTTAAATGCCATTATAGCCAATAGAGCCCATGGTACGTTTAGCAAAAACCCTAAAAAAGTGGTAGAAGATTTAATAAAATATACGCTTAAAAAGCTTACAATATAA
- a CDS encoding substrate-binding domain-containing protein yields MTDLKIGGVPEHFNYPWYLTLKNKEYTKQNINLRWQDYPGGTGQMCKALRNGNVDIAIVLTEGIIKDIADGNPSKIVQTFVKTPLIWGIHVGAKSSFKKIEDLENATIAISRFGSGSHLMAIVNAYNQGWNIDKLKFKVVGNLQGGIDALTNGEADYFMWEHFTTKPLVDNGTFRRIDNCPTPWPCFVIAVRNEVLENNFDEIKKVLDIINDETENFKDILNIDKILAKRYEQKLEDIQKWLKITEWNDGKPITKNLITRIQNKMVFFNVIEAKKDSGEFIKNMYI; encoded by the coding sequence ATGACGGATTTAAAAATAGGTGGTGTGCCAGAACACTTTAATTATCCTTGGTATCTTACCCTAAAAAATAAAGAATACACCAAACAAAACATCAACTTACGTTGGCAAGATTATCCTGGTGGAACCGGACAAATGTGCAAGGCATTAAGAAACGGAAATGTAGATATTGCCATTGTTTTAACAGAAGGTATTATTAAAGATATTGCAGATGGAAATCCGTCTAAAATTGTGCAAACTTTTGTAAAAACACCCTTAATTTGGGGAATTCATGTAGGGGCAAAATCATCTTTTAAAAAAATTGAAGATTTAGAAAATGCTACGATTGCAATTAGTAGATTTGGTTCTGGATCTCATTTAATGGCCATTGTTAATGCCTATAACCAAGGTTGGAATATCGATAAACTAAAGTTTAAAGTAGTTGGTAATTTACAAGGTGGCATTGATGCGTTAACCAATGGAGAAGCCGATTATTTTATGTGGGAACATTTTACCACAAAACCTTTGGTTGATAATGGAACTTTTAGAAGAATTGACAACTGCCCTACTCCTTGGCCTTGTTTTGTAATTGCAGTGAGAAACGAAGTTTTAGAAAATAATTTCGACGAAATAAAAAAGGTTTTAGATATTATTAATGATGAAACAGAAAATTTTAAAGACATTTTAAACATCGATAAAATTTTAGCAAAAAGGTACGAACAAAAGCTAGAAGACATCCAAAAATGGCTAAAAATAACCGAATGGAATGATGGAAAACCAATCACAAAAAATTTAATTACTCGCATTCAAAATAAAATGGTTTTCTTTAACGTTATCGAAGCGAAGAAAGATTCTGGCGAGTTCATAAAAAATATGTACATTTAA
- a CDS encoding uracil-DNA glycosylase, translated as MPVKIADSWKNILQTEFEKPYFKNLISFVKSEYKNHTCYPKGADIFASFDFCAFYDLKVVIIGQDPYHGPNQANGLCFSVKDGIPHPPSLINIFKEISTDLNKEYPQSGNLEKWAKQGVLLLNATLTVRAHEAGSHQKQGWETFTDQVIQQISNENKNIIFLLWGGFARKKAKLIDKKKHYILESGHPSPLSANRGYWFGNQHFSKTNEILRGLGKEEIDW; from the coding sequence ATGCCAGTAAAAATCGCTGATTCTTGGAAAAATATTTTACAAACCGAATTTGAAAAACCGTATTTTAAAAACTTAATTAGCTTTGTAAAAAGCGAATATAAAAACCATACCTGTTACCCCAAAGGCGCTGATATTTTTGCCTCGTTTGATTTTTGTGCTTTTTACGATTTAAAAGTGGTAATTATTGGCCAAGACCCTTATCATGGTCCCAATCAAGCAAATGGTTTGTGCTTTTCTGTAAAAGATGGCATTCCTCATCCACCTTCATTGATTAATATTTTTAAGGAAATTTCTACAGATTTAAATAAAGAGTATCCACAAAGTGGGAATTTAGAAAAATGGGCAAAACAAGGTGTTTTATTACTGAATGCAACTTTAACGGTAAGAGCTCATGAAGCTGGAAGTCATCAAAAACAAGGCTGGGAAACGTTTACAGACCAAGTAATTCAACAAATTTCTAACGAAAACAAAAACATTATTTTTTTACTTTGGGGCGGATTTGCAAGAAAAAAAGCAAAACTGATTGATAAAAAGAAACATTATATTTTAGAATCTGGGCATCCTTCTCCTTTGAGTGCAAACCGAGGTTATTGGTTTGGAAACCAGCATTTTTCGAAAACCAACGAAATTTTAAGAGGTTTAGGGAAAGAAGAAATTGATTGGTAG
- a CDS encoding endonuclease MutS2, with the protein MRTNISEKTLQDLEFLTVLQHVSEFCISGLGKERVREILPISNKKTLFTELNLVDEYLKSFQSENRVPNYSFDNVTEDIHRLAIENSFLEPEAYLKIANISLTVNEHIRFFKKFEVQFPTFFKLTQKIEYSTFIDDEIKKIIELNGIVKNNASSTLKEIRKDINHVRGKIGQSFSSALGKAMASGYLDDIKESVIDNQRVLAVLAMHRKKVAGSFLGASKSGNIVYIAPQATLSFSREYQNLLYEEKQEIVKILRKLAETIRPFITLIQEYLEYVTHVDAVGAKAKYAQEINALLPKISREKKILFKDAYHPILWRKNKEKNLKTVPQTIELNEKQQIIVISGPNAGGKSITLKTVGLLQLMLQSGLLIPVDERSKTYIFDTILTDIGDNQSIENQLSTYSYRLKNMRYFLRKCNENTLFLIDEFGTGSDPELGGALAEIFLEEFYNKKAFGIITTHYSNLKVLANELENVTNANMQFNERSLEPLFKLFIGQAGSSFTFEVAQKNGIPYRLINKAKKRVENEKIRLDKTISKLQKERNKLQKNSASLEKQKTKGQEHLESLQEKEQKIQDKLSGFQELYDQNQKMLSLGRKTNELLNKYFQTNNKKELNANFNKWVADEKVKYAKKKPLKTTKAQKQKAKIAEKKMQQVIKKVEKEVLEKVVEVRKEKKIEEAKIAKAKSEYVYKINDRVRIIDSNSVGTIDKIDKKKVTINYGFFTTKTSVDKLELVEKAKK; encoded by the coding sequence TTGAGAACAAACATTTCAGAAAAAACATTACAAGATTTAGAATTTTTAACAGTTTTGCAACACGTATCAGAGTTTTGTATTTCTGGATTGGGAAAAGAAAGAGTACGTGAAATTTTGCCTATTTCTAATAAAAAAACACTTTTTACAGAACTAAATTTAGTGGATGAATATCTAAAATCTTTTCAAAGTGAAAATAGAGTTCCAAATTATAGTTTTGATAATGTTACCGAAGATATTCACAGGCTTGCCATAGAAAACAGTTTTTTAGAGCCAGAAGCCTATTTAAAAATTGCCAATATTTCTTTAACGGTAAACGAACATATTCGGTTTTTCAAAAAATTTGAAGTTCAGTTTCCAACGTTTTTTAAATTAACACAAAAAATAGAATACAGCACTTTTATTGATGATGAAATCAAGAAAATTATAGAATTAAACGGAATCGTAAAAAATAATGCTTCTTCTACCTTAAAAGAAATTCGAAAAGATATCAATCACGTTCGTGGAAAAATCGGTCAAAGTTTTTCGAGTGCTCTAGGCAAAGCCATGGCTTCTGGATATTTAGATGATATTAAAGAAAGTGTTATTGACAACCAACGTGTGTTGGCTGTTTTGGCAATGCATCGTAAAAAAGTGGCAGGTAGTTTTTTAGGGGCTTCTAAGTCTGGAAATATTGTATATATTGCACCACAAGCAACGTTATCTTTTTCTAGAGAATATCAAAACTTATTATATGAAGAAAAACAAGAAATCGTAAAAATATTACGAAAACTCGCAGAAACCATTCGTCCTTTTATAACCTTAATTCAAGAATATTTAGAGTATGTTACACATGTAGATGCTGTGGGTGCAAAAGCGAAATATGCACAAGAAATTAATGCCTTGTTGCCCAAAATTTCGCGAGAAAAAAAGATTTTATTTAAAGATGCCTATCATCCTATTTTATGGAGAAAAAATAAAGAAAAGAATTTAAAAACCGTTCCGCAAACAATAGAACTGAACGAAAAACAACAAATTATTGTTATTTCTGGTCCCAATGCTGGTGGAAAAAGCATTACCTTAAAAACCGTTGGCTTATTACAATTAATGTTGCAAAGTGGGCTTTTAATTCCTGTAGATGAACGTAGCAAAACATATATTTTCGATACGATTTTAACAGATATTGGAGACAACCAATCTATTGAAAATCAATTGAGTACTTACAGTTATCGATTAAAAAACATGCGCTACTTTTTAAGAAAGTGTAACGAAAATACGCTGTTTTTAATTGATGAATTTGGTACAGGTTCCGATCCTGAATTAGGGGGTGCTTTGGCAGAAATATTCTTAGAAGAGTTTTACAACAAAAAAGCCTTCGGAATTATTACAACCCACTACTCTAACTTAAAAGTTTTGGCGAACGAATTAGAGAATGTTACGAACGCAAATATGCAGTTTAACGAGCGTTCATTGGAACCATTATTCAAACTTTTTATTGGGCAAGCTGGTAGTTCTTTTACTTTTGAAGTAGCTCAAAAAAACGGAATTCCTTATCGTTTAATCAACAAGGCAAAAAAGCGTGTTGAAAATGAGAAAATTCGTTTAGATAAAACCATTTCTAAACTTCAAAAAGAACGAAATAAACTTCAGAAAAATTCTGCCAGTTTAGAAAAACAAAAAACAAAAGGGCAAGAACACTTAGAGAGTTTGCAAGAAAAAGAGCAAAAAATTCAAGACAAATTATCTGGCTTTCAAGAATTGTACGACCAAAATCAAAAAATGTTATCTTTAGGTAGAAAAACAAACGAACTGCTTAACAAATACTTTCAAACAAATAACAAAAAAGAACTGAATGCCAATTTTAACAAATGGGTGGCAGACGAAAAAGTAAAATATGCTAAGAAAAAACCTTTAAAAACTACGAAAGCCCAAAAGCAAAAGGCAAAAATTGCTGAAAAGAAAATGCAGCAGGTTATTAAAAAAGTAGAAAAAGAGGTTTTAGAAAAAGTGGTAGAAGTTCGCAAAGAAAAGAAAATCGAAGAAGCTAAAATTGCCAAGGCAAAATCGGAATATGTTTATAAAATAAACGACAGAGTGCGAATTATTGACTCGAATTCTGTAGGAACCATCGATAAAATTGATAAGAAAAAAGTAACCATCAATTATGGTTTTTTTACCACAAAAACGTCGGTTGATAAATTAGAATTGGTAGAAAAAGCAAAGAAATAA
- a CDS encoding sialate O-acetylesterase, with translation MKLSNILFVIFISFLLNFCDKKENQQHLFILSGQSNMARLNPDISFTPALKKELGEHNVTVVKYALGTQPIKRWYKNWKPLHGKVDPKNGNLYDTLMVKVHKALKIKHFNTVTFIWMQGERDARTNQGNVYEESLLGLYNQLSSELGRKDVNFVIGRLSDFDMKNERYPDWTRVREAQVKVANSQPNFDWINTDDLNDGIIRNNKEIKNDLHMSENGYKIMGERFAEKAVLLIKKGN, from the coding sequence ATGAAATTAAGCAACATTTTATTTGTGATTTTTATCTCATTTTTACTGAATTTTTGTGATAAAAAGGAAAATCAGCAACATCTATTTATTCTTTCAGGGCAATCTAATATGGCACGACTAAATCCTGATATTTCTTTTACACCAGCTCTAAAAAAGGAGTTGGGAGAACATAACGTAACTGTTGTAAAATATGCTTTAGGAACGCAACCTATAAAACGTTGGTATAAAAACTGGAAACCTTTACACGGAAAAGTTGATCCTAAAAACGGGAATTTATACGATACTTTAATGGTAAAAGTGCACAAAGCACTCAAAATTAAACATTTTAACACAGTTACTTTCATTTGGATGCAAGGCGAACGAGATGCAAGAACCAACCAAGGAAACGTGTATGAAGAAAGTTTATTGGGTTTGTACAATCAACTTTCTAGTGAATTAGGTAGAAAAGACGTAAATTTTGTGATTGGAAGACTGAGTGATTTCGATATGAAAAATGAAAGATACCCAGATTGGACACGCGTTAGAGAAGCCCAAGTAAAAGTAGCCAACTCGCAACCAAATTTCGATTGGATAAATACAGACGACTTAAATGACGGAATTATTAGAAATAATAAGGAAATAAAAAACGATTTACACATGTCTGAAAACGGTTATAAAATCATGGGAGAACGTTTTGCTGAGAAGGCTGTTTTGTTAATTAAAAAGGGAAATTAG
- a CDS encoding SEFIR domain-containing protein — MKELLDKLLSGEGKLSLLLLQAKEYAEKANDEKLTEFIEKELNGYSSNELPEYRKIKSEIVGDIQDAYGQLVKIEYPLNFSVLSEHMGFDLSTTHIPDGIGFIEEGLASTDGQMVLRPLHHKLVNMLNETFHHNNPHLKLVKAAHRVGRAGIQYILTKVRQDLIVGLQKINREQEIEIKEIEDFSKDLSTDKKSVFVTYAWENEEHNDKVISFVNFLREKGYDASMDKKESQEESATDFNQMMLNGLQNADKVIVVLSKKYKERADGFKGGVGFEYKVILEQLKKHMNKFVFVSFGTNEHKDIAPVGIGGRDVLNLKKDQDENNFNNLFAKLESENIINFSEVSETKVEIVKKEIKPFKL, encoded by the coding sequence ATGAAAGAACTTTTAGATAAATTATTAAGCGGAGAGGGAAAATTGAGCCTCTTATTACTTCAAGCAAAGGAATATGCCGAAAAAGCGAATGACGAAAAATTAACTGAATTTATCGAGAAGGAACTAAACGGTTATTCAAGTAATGAGTTACCCGAATACAGAAAAATTAAATCCGAAATTGTTGGCGATATTCAAGACGCATATGGACAATTGGTTAAAATTGAATACCCGCTAAATTTTTCGGTTTTATCCGAACATATGGGTTTTGATTTATCTACAACACACATACCTGATGGAATAGGATTTATTGAAGAAGGGCTAGCCAGTACAGATGGACAAATGGTTTTAAGACCATTGCATCACAAATTAGTAAATATGCTAAATGAAACCTTTCATCACAATAATCCTCATTTAAAATTAGTCAAAGCAGCACACAGAGTTGGAAGAGCGGGAATTCAATACATCCTAACTAAAGTAAGACAAGATTTAATCGTAGGACTTCAAAAGATTAATAGAGAACAGGAAATTGAAATTAAAGAAATTGAAGATTTTTCAAAAGATTTGTCTACCGATAAAAAATCTGTCTTTGTAACCTATGCGTGGGAAAACGAAGAACATAATGATAAAGTCATTTCATTCGTTAATTTCTTGAGAGAAAAAGGATATGATGCATCTATGGACAAAAAAGAATCCCAAGAAGAAAGTGCAACCGATTTTAACCAAATGATGCTAAATGGACTTCAAAATGCTGACAAGGTTATTGTTGTCTTATCAAAAAAATATAAAGAGCGTGCTGACGGTTTTAAAGGCGGTGTCGGTTTTGAATACAAAGTTATTTTAGAACAACTTAAGAAACATATGAACAAATTTGTTTTTGTTTCTTTCGGCACTAATGAACATAAAGACATTGCACCAGTTGGAATTGGAGGTCGAGATGTTTTAAACCTCAAAAAGGACCAAGACGAAAACAACTTCAACAACCTTTTTGCCAAACTTGAGAGCGAAAATATTATCAATTTTAGCGAAGTAAGCGAAACGAAAGTTGAAATTGTCAAGAAGGAAATAAAACCATTTAAACTGTAA
- a CDS encoding CPBP family intramembrane glutamic endopeptidase, protein MNSKPLKRNTIGRIFLFIIAYLFIVGIFQLTGAKLAGVDYTNLDYKQTSIQQLTTSFFDLVGTFLVIWLFMKFVDKEKFIELGFQTKNRFKDFFYGIIIGFIIMVLGYLLLIYFKEIFFVKINFDIKELLISICLFTIVAIVEETLFRGYVLKNLMSSFHKYIALILSSILFSLAHSFNPNVDLFSLFVLFLAGIVLGLSYIYTKNLWFPIAMHLSWNLFQTLLGFNVSGQDSYSIIEFKINEGNLVNGGAFGFEGSYLSIIAEIITIIGIGYYYNRKRIYNKI, encoded by the coding sequence ATGAATAGCAAACCCCTTAAACGAAATACCATAGGAAGAATATTTCTATTCATAATTGCATACTTATTTATAGTTGGCATCTTTCAACTAACTGGAGCTAAACTTGCTGGTGTTGATTATACAAATCTTGATTATAAGCAAACCTCTATACAACAACTTACAACAAGTTTTTTCGATTTAGTAGGTACTTTTTTAGTGATTTGGCTTTTTATGAAGTTTGTAGATAAAGAGAAATTTATTGAACTTGGTTTTCAAACTAAAAATAGATTCAAAGATTTTTTTTATGGAATTATCATTGGTTTCATAATTATGGTATTGGGTTATTTACTATTAATTTACTTTAAAGAAATCTTTTTCGTTAAGATAAATTTTGACATTAAAGAATTATTAATATCAATATGTTTATTTACCATTGTCGCAATTGTTGAGGAAACACTTTTTCGAGGTTATGTTTTAAAAAACTTAATGAGTTCTTTTCATAAATACATAGCTTTAATACTATCGTCCATATTATTTTCTTTGGCACATAGTTTCAACCCAAATGTTGATTTATTCTCACTATTTGTTTTGTTTTTAGCAGGAATTGTACTGGGTTTATCTTATATCTATACCAAAAATTTATGGTTTCCAATTGCAATGCACTTAAGTTGGAATTTATTTCAAACACTTCTCGGGTTTAATGTTAGCGGGCAAGACTCTTATTCTATTATTGAATTTAAAATAAACGAAGGAAATTTAGTAAATGGAGGTGCTTTTGGTTTTGAAGGTTCTTATTTATCTATAATTGCAGAAATAATAACAATCATCGGGATTGGGTATTATTATAATAGAAAAAGAATTTATAACAAAATTTAA
- the guaB gene encoding IMP dehydrogenase → MTAHNNKILGEGLTYDDVLLVPAFSEVLPREVSIQTKFTKNITINVPIASAAMDTVTESALAIAIAREGGIGVLHKNMTIAQQALEVRKVKRAESGMILDPVTLPLTAKVFDAKAFMKEHSIGGIPIIDDHGILKGIVTNRDLRFEHDGNRPIVEVMTSENLVTAAVGTSLSDAEKILQNYKIEKLLIVDDAYKLKGLITFRDITKVTQKPIANKDSFGRLRVAAALGVTGDAVERAEALVNAGVDAVIIDTAHGHTKGVVMVLKQVKEKFPDLDVVVGNIATAAAAKYLVEAGADAVKVGIGPGSICTTRVVAGVGFPQFSAVLEVAAAIKGSGVPVIADGGIRYTGDIPKAIAAGADCVMLGSLLAGTKESPGETIIYEGRKFKSYRGMGSVEAMKQGSKDRYFQDVEADIKKLVPEGIVGRVPYKGDLYESIHQFIGGLRAGMGYCGAKDIKTLKETGQFVRITASGINESHPHDVAITKEAPNYSRR, encoded by the coding sequence ATGACAGCACACAACAACAAAATTTTAGGAGAAGGTTTAACGTACGACGACGTTTTATTAGTTCCTGCTTTTTCAGAAGTACTTCCAAGAGAAGTAAGCATTCAAACAAAATTTACAAAAAATATTACCATTAATGTACCCATTGCTTCTGCAGCTATGGATACTGTTACAGAATCTGCTTTGGCAATTGCCATTGCAAGAGAAGGTGGTATTGGGGTTTTACATAAAAACATGACAATTGCCCAGCAAGCGTTGGAAGTTAGAAAAGTAAAGCGTGCAGAAAGCGGAATGATTTTAGACCCAGTTACTTTACCTTTAACCGCCAAAGTTTTTGATGCAAAAGCGTTTATGAAAGAGCATAGTATTGGCGGAATTCCTATTATAGACGACCACGGAATTTTAAAAGGAATTGTTACCAACAGAGATTTGCGTTTCGAGCATGATGGAAATAGACCGATTGTAGAAGTAATGACCAGTGAAAACTTGGTTACTGCAGCCGTAGGAACTTCTTTAAGTGATGCAGAAAAAATTCTTCAGAATTATAAAATAGAAAAGCTTTTAATTGTTGATGATGCTTATAAATTAAAAGGATTAATTACTTTTAGAGATATTACAAAAGTTACCCAAAAACCAATCGCAAACAAAGATTCTTTTGGAAGATTAAGAGTGGCTGCAGCTTTAGGTGTTACAGGTGATGCTGTAGAAAGAGCAGAAGCGTTGGTAAATGCTGGTGTAGATGCAGTAATTATAGATACAGCTCATGGGCATACAAAAGGTGTGGTAATGGTTTTAAAGCAAGTAAAAGAAAAGTTTCCAGATTTAGATGTTGTGGTTGGAAACATTGCAACTGCTGCTGCTGCTAAATATTTAGTAGAAGCTGGTGCAGATGCTGTAAAAGTAGGTATTGGACCCGGTTCTATTTGTACTACAAGAGTGGTTGCTGGCGTTGGTTTTCCTCAATTTTCGGCAGTATTAGAAGTTGCTGCAGCCATTAAGGGAAGTGGAGTTCCAGTAATTGCAGATGGTGGAATTCGCTATACAGGAGATATTCCAAAAGCAATTGCTGCTGGTGCAGATTGTGTAATGTTAGGTTCTTTATTAGCAGGAACAAAAGAATCTCCAGGAGAAACCATTATTTATGAAGGAAGAAAATTTAAATCTTATAGAGGAATGGGGTCTGTAGAAGCCATGAAACAAGGTTCTAAAGATCGTTATTTCCAAGATGTGGAAGCAGATATTAAGAAATTAGTGCCAGAAGGAATTGTAGGTCGTGTGCCTTATAAAGGAGATTTATACGAAAGCATCCATCAATTTATTGGTGGTTTGCGTGCAGGAATGGGCTATTGTGGTGCAAAAGACATCAAAACTTTAAAAGAAACAGGACAATTTGTTAGAATTACCGCAAGCGGAATTAATGAGAGTCATCCTCATGATGTAGCAATTACCAAAGAAGCACCCAATTATAGTAGAAGGTAG
- a CDS encoding imelysin family protein — translation MKSIFKTTLLLCTVIILKGCSKDDNPTNPDNNLAEKKTAFVENYANIVLASYEDSVTKLNELKTAVDAFVATPTAANFQVAKDAWLASREPYGQTEAYRFYDGPIDGSDGEPEGYINAWPLDEALIDYVASGTGGQDLSDSRQNIVGNTNQYPTLTKEVLKNISGYNENESNVTIGFHAIEFLLWGQDNTAPSAKMSGQRPLTDYTTDANATRRGQYLKVATELLIDDLKSVADQWKADATYRKAFLGMPADDAISMILTGAAKLSKGELAGERMAVAVENQSQEDEHSCFSDNTNRDVFLNAKSINNIINGTYTRIDGTTISGTSLLDVLALINTNESTDLATATSEVMTKVTAISDAEYFDFLIIGETLDNFNKPVMAAVLSLRKQGDLLAQSGKTITGKTIDPSV, via the coding sequence ATGAAAAGTATATTTAAAACTACTTTATTGTTATGTACTGTAATTATCCTAAAAGGTTGTTCTAAGGACGATAACCCTACAAATCCTGACAATAACCTAGCTGAAAAGAAAACAGCATTTGTAGAAAACTATGCAAACATTGTTTTGGCAAGTTATGAAGATTCAGTAACAAAATTAAATGAGTTAAAAACAGCAGTAGATGCATTTGTTGCAACACCAACTGCCGCTAATTTTCAAGTAGCAAAAGATGCTTGGTTAGCTTCCAGAGAACCTTATGGACAAACGGAAGCATATCGTTTTTACGATGGCCCAATTGATGGTTCTGATGGTGAACCTGAAGGTTATATTAATGCTTGGCCTTTGGATGAGGCTTTAATAGATTATGTTGCAAGTGGAACAGGTGGACAGGATTTATCTGATAGTAGACAAAATATTGTTGGAAATACAAATCAATATCCAACTTTAACAAAAGAAGTGCTTAAAAATATCTCTGGTTATAATGAGAATGAATCAAATGTAACAATTGGTTTTCACGCAATAGAATTCTTATTATGGGGGCAAGACAATACAGCGCCTTCAGCAAAAATGAGCGGACAAAGACCTTTAACGGATTATACAACAGATGCAAATGCAACACGAAGAGGACAATATTTAAAAGTTGCTACAGAGTTGTTAATTGACGATTTAAAATCGGTTGCAGACCAATGGAAAGCTGATGCAACTTACAGAAAAGCTTTTTTAGGAATGCCTGCAGATGATGCTATTAGCATGATTCTTACAGGTGCTGCAAAATTAAGTAAAGGAGAATTAGCCGGAGAAAGAATGGCGGTTGCAGTTGAAAATCAATCGCAAGAAGACGAACACTCTTGTTTTTCTGATAATACAAATAGAGATGTATTTTTAAATGCAAAATCTATCAATAATATTATTAACGGAACTTATACAAGAATAGACGGAACAACTATTTCTGGGACTTCTTTATTGGATGTTTTAGCATTAATAAACACAAACGAATCTACAGATTTAGCTACGGCTACAAGCGAAGTAATGACGAAAGTTACGGCTATTTCTGATGCTGAATATTTCGATTTTTTAATTATTGGAGAAACGTTAGATAATTTTAACAAACCAGTAATGGCTGCTGTTTTATCTTTAAGAAAGCAAGGCGATTTATTAGCACAATCTGGAAAAACAATTACAGGAAAAACAATTGATCCAAGTGTTTAA